The proteins below come from a single Staphylococcus sp. MI 10-1553 genomic window:
- the serA gene encoding phosphoglycerate dehydrogenase, which produces MSYKVLVADPISVEGLKSLNDDADFEVVHQTGLSETELIDTIQDYDALIVRSQTTVTADILKAGQKLKVVARAGVGVDNIDTETATKEGIIVINAPDGNTISATEHSVAMILSMARNIPQAHASLSNGEWDRKTFRGTELYQKTLGVIGTGRIGTGVAKRLQSFGMRVLAYDPYLSEEKAKELEFTRATVDEIAQQADFVTVHTPLTEKTRGIVNANFFNQAKPNLQIINVARGGIIDENALIEALDQNKIAGAALDVFENEPAIDSPVTKHPKIIVTPHLGASTLEAQEKVAVSVAQEIIDIIKHENVANAVNAPSGVFNEDEELKPFVDLAKTTGKVGIQLLPKAPRTLKITYAGDIALDDTSLITRTLVKGVLEQDMGDHVNLINALVLLNEQNVTYTIEKTKKKKGFSNYIELELINKGDVVKIGATVLNGFGPRIVRINDYPVDFKPERYQLVIHHFDRPGIVGKTGQILGEHDVNIASMHLGRSQIGGDAMMILSIDHPINEAVREALLEIDGFQNVLQVTLDES; this is translated from the coding sequence ATGAGTTATAAAGTTTTAGTCGCGGATCCCATTTCAGTAGAAGGTTTAAAAAGTTTAAATGACGATGCAGATTTTGAAGTCGTCCACCAAACAGGTTTATCTGAAACAGAATTAATCGATACTATTCAAGACTATGATGCTTTAATTGTTCGAAGCCAAACGACTGTAACTGCCGACATTTTGAAAGCAGGCCAAAAATTGAAAGTCGTTGCACGTGCGGGTGTCGGTGTTGATAATATCGATACGGAAACTGCGACAAAAGAAGGCATTATCGTCATTAACGCCCCTGATGGCAATACAATTTCAGCAACCGAGCATTCAGTTGCAATGATTTTAAGTATGGCACGAAATATTCCACAAGCCCACGCTTCACTCAGTAATGGTGAATGGGATCGTAAAACATTTCGTGGGACTGAATTGTATCAAAAAACGCTCGGTGTCATTGGTACAGGGCGTATCGGTACTGGTGTTGCGAAACGTTTGCAAAGCTTTGGGATGCGTGTTTTAGCATATGATCCCTATTTAAGTGAAGAAAAAGCGAAAGAGTTAGAATTTACGAGAGCAACAGTGGATGAAATCGCACAACAAGCAGACTTTGTGACAGTGCATACACCCCTTACTGAAAAAACAAGAGGTATCGTTAACGCCAACTTTTTCAATCAAGCAAAACCAAATTTGCAAATTATTAACGTGGCACGCGGGGGAATCATTGATGAAAATGCATTAATTGAAGCGTTAGATCAAAATAAAATTGCCGGTGCTGCTTTGGATGTCTTTGAAAACGAACCTGCTATTGATTCACCTGTAACGAAACACCCAAAAATCATTGTCACGCCTCATTTAGGTGCTTCTACACTTGAGGCGCAAGAAAAAGTGGCAGTGTCTGTCGCGCAAGAAATTATCGACATTATCAAACATGAAAATGTCGCCAATGCGGTCAATGCGCCAAGTGGTGTATTTAATGAAGATGAAGAACTTAAACCGTTTGTCGATTTGGCTAAAACAACAGGTAAAGTCGGCATTCAACTCCTTCCAAAAGCCCCTCGTACGCTTAAAATTACATATGCGGGCGATATTGCGTTAGATGATACAAGTCTCATCACGCGAACACTCGTTAAAGGTGTACTCGAACAAGATATGGGCGATCACGTGAACTTAATTAACGCACTCGTGTTATTAAATGAACAAAACGTGACGTATACAATCGAAAAAACGAAAAAGAAAAAAGGATTCAGTAACTATATCGAGCTAGAACTCATCAATAAAGGTGATGTGGTGAAAATTGGTGCAACCGTATTAAACGGTTTTGGTCCACGTATTGTACGGATTAATGATTATCCTGTTGACTTTAAACCGGAACGTTATCAGCTCGTCATTCATCATTTTGACCGTCCTGGTATTGTCGGTAAAACAGGACAAATTTTAGGTGAGCACGATGTCAACATTGCTTCTATGCATTTAGGCCGTTCTCAAATTGGTGGCGATGCGATGATGATTTTATCCATCGACCATCCGATTAACGAGGCTGTTCGTGAAGCATTATTAGAAATTGACGGCTTCCAAAACGTTTTACAAGTCACTTTAGATGAATCATAA
- a CDS encoding pyridoxal-phosphate-dependent aminotransferase family protein, with amino-acid sequence MYTHHSLLLTPGPTPIPQRIQAAMNLPMVGHRSPDFEQIAETAFRSLKPIFGSQHDVMILTSSGTSALEASMLNIVNPDDHIVVIVSGAFGHRFKQIAETYYEHVHVLQVEWGQALDVNEVITTIENLDVPITAVFTQYCETSTAVLHPVAELGHALKALDDNIYFVVDGVSCIGAVDVDLERDQIDVLVSGSQKALMLPPGVAFVAYNDRALARFKSVTTPRFYLDLAKHHASLGAHSTPFTPNVSTFRGVVEYGHMVEEEGFEHVIQRHYLIRDAVRAALRQLDLDLLVADDYASPTVTAFIPKDEAELKQIKNELKSQFNITIAGGQGKLKGRILRVGHMGFISPFDLLPFIAALEVILTQYRQHSYIGTATKVFLEVIHHEL; translated from the coding sequence ATGTATACCCATCATTCATTACTATTAACACCTGGTCCTACCCCTATCCCCCAACGTATCCAAGCCGCAATGAATTTACCCATGGTGGGGCATCGTTCACCTGACTTTGAACAAATTGCTGAAACTGCATTTCGTTCATTAAAACCGATTTTCGGCAGCCAACATGATGTCATGATTTTAACGTCGAGTGGTACGAGTGCACTAGAAGCGAGCATGTTGAACATTGTCAATCCTGATGATCATATTGTCGTTATTGTGTCGGGTGCATTTGGTCATCGTTTCAAACAAATTGCAGAAACGTATTACGAACACGTACATGTCCTTCAAGTTGAATGGGGTCAAGCGCTCGATGTCAACGAAGTGATTACAACGATTGAAAATCTTGATGTGCCAATTACTGCGGTATTCACACAATATTGTGAAACATCGACAGCTGTCCTTCACCCTGTAGCTGAACTCGGGCATGCGTTGAAAGCACTCGATGACAACATTTATTTCGTCGTTGATGGTGTAAGTTGTATCGGTGCAGTGGATGTTGACCTTGAACGCGATCAAATCGATGTCCTCGTTTCTGGTAGTCAAAAAGCGCTTATGTTGCCTCCGGGTGTCGCATTTGTAGCGTATAATGATCGCGCATTGGCACGTTTTAAATCAGTAACGACACCACGTTTTTATTTAGACTTAGCGAAACATCACGCTTCATTAGGCGCACATTCAACGCCATTCACGCCTAACGTATCGACTTTCAGAGGGGTCGTTGAATATGGCCACATGGTTGAAGAAGAAGGATTTGAACACGTCATTCAACGACACTACTTGATTAGAGATGCCGTGCGTGCGGCATTACGACAATTAGATTTAGATTTACTTGTTGCCGATGATTATGCATCCCCTACTGTCACAGCCTTTATACCGAAAGACGAAGCAGAATTAAAACAGATTAAAAATGAATTAAAGTCTCAATTCAACATTACGATTGCAGGGGGCCAAGGCAAATTAAAAGGCCGCATTTTGCGCGTCGGTCACATGGGCTTTATCTCGCCTTTTGATTTATTACCTTTTATCGCAGCACTCGAAGTTATTTTAACTCAGTATCGTCAGCATTCGTATATCGGTACTGCAACAAAAGTATTTTTGGAGGTTATTCATCATGAGTTATAA
- a CDS encoding SACOL1771 family peroxiredoxin, whose translation MIEHQFPVQVTWQGGRNEVGQVQGDVIQHPVSIPASLGGVGTGTNPDELLVSAAASCMTISLAATLERAHLTAVKIQMNSYGEAQFDGQRFKMKRIVHEPTIDVQDVTQQAQLKKRLPKLIATADKNCMISNCIRGNVDIEVHPTVIVAAKH comes from the coding sequence TTGATTGAACACCAATTTCCAGTACAAGTCACATGGCAAGGTGGCCGCAATGAAGTCGGCCAAGTGCAAGGTGACGTTATTCAACATCCCGTCTCAATTCCCGCTTCACTCGGTGGGGTCGGGACAGGAACGAATCCTGACGAACTACTCGTGAGCGCCGCAGCAAGTTGTATGACGATTTCTTTAGCGGCTACGTTAGAACGCGCCCATCTCACTGCGGTAAAAATTCAAATGAACAGTTACGGCGAAGCACAATTTGATGGGCAACGTTTTAAAATGAAACGTATTGTACATGAGCCTACGATTGATGTGCAAGATGTCACGCAACAAGCGCAACTAAAAAAACGCTTACCGAAACTGATTGCGACTGCGGATAAAAATTGTATGATCTCCAACTGTATCAGAGGTAATGTCGACATCGAAGTGCATCCTACTGTCATTGTAGCCGCTAAACATTAA
- a CDS encoding glycerophosphodiester phosphodiesterase — translation MTKLTKPTKDFQVIAHRGLSNIYPENTRSAYQAALGKHIDMLEIDLHMTKDQVLVAIHDDTIDRTSNHSGAIRDFTLDELRTYDFGSWKEGCQPEAIMTFDEVLTLAKNYSKTLLIEIKKPKQYPGIEEEIIATIKQHHFPFNRIILQSFDQQSVQKLHQMVPYIRLGVLLSLRQYRFKQPPFEEFVTYADFANPNYKLINKKFMKRAHQQGLKVMPYTVNRVEDAKRLITLGVDGLISDAPNRLFKL, via the coding sequence ATGACCAAATTGACGAAACCAACGAAAGACTTTCAAGTGATTGCGCATCGTGGTCTTTCAAACATATATCCCGAAAACACGCGTTCAGCTTATCAAGCCGCGTTAGGGAAGCATATCGACATGTTAGAAATAGATTTACATATGACTAAAGATCAAGTTCTCGTGGCTATCCATGATGATACAATTGACCGTACTTCTAACCATTCAGGTGCCATTCGTGATTTTACACTAGATGAATTACGTACGTATGATTTTGGAAGTTGGAAAGAAGGGTGTCAACCTGAAGCCATTATGACATTTGATGAGGTGTTGACGTTAGCGAAAAATTATTCTAAAACATTGCTCATCGAAATAAAAAAACCAAAGCAATATCCAGGTATAGAGGAAGAGATTATTGCGACGATTAAGCAACATCACTTTCCATTTAACCGGATTATTTTACAATCATTCGATCAACAAAGTGTTCAAAAGCTTCACCAAATGGTCCCGTATATTCGATTAGGTGTGTTACTCAGTTTACGACAATATCGTTTTAAACAACCGCCATTTGAGGAATTTGTGACGTATGCAGATTTTGCCAATCCAAACTATAAATTGATTAATAAAAAGTTTATGAAGCGGGCGCATCAGCAAGGGTTAAAGGTGATGCCTTACACCGTGAATCGTGTGGAAGATGCGAAACGGCTCATTACATTGGGGGTAGACGGACTGATTTCCGATGCCCCGAATAGATTATTTAAGTTATAA
- a CDS encoding ornithine cyclodeaminase family protein, translating to MKVFNEATVKNTYHMSNAINDIEQLFTDMDGINLAQRTVIPTGEGAKSMLYMPCVHTGRQLGIVKITSITPENPQNGRPTTQGNIIVTDLETGEHVASLDGSYLTRLRTGALSGIATKYLSRENATTLGMIGTGGMAYEQLLANIEVRNIDHVVLYNRTTAKAEDFKTRITEAFPNLKVEVVDDVKSLVEQADIINCQTQSSEPVFDADTIQPGTHINGIGSYRPDMKEIDNRILPKADKVFFDDIEGVKEEAGEIIEANEKGIFKFEDVDGDLKALSLNGKLQRTDDESITVFKCVGAAYFDLAVALGAYERLIQQ from the coding sequence ATGAAAGTTTTTAATGAAGCAACAGTGAAAAATACGTATCATATGTCTAATGCGATTAATGACATTGAACAATTATTTACAGATATGGATGGCATAAATCTCGCTCAACGAACAGTGATTCCAACGGGTGAAGGTGCAAAATCGATGCTCTACATGCCTTGTGTCCATACAGGACGTCAACTTGGTATTGTGAAAATCACTTCGATTACGCCAGAAAATCCACAAAATGGCCGTCCAACGACACAAGGTAACATTATTGTGACTGACCTTGAAACTGGCGAACATGTGGCAAGTTTGGATGGGAGTTATTTAACTCGTCTACGTACAGGCGCGCTCAGTGGGATTGCGACCAAATATTTGAGCCGTGAAAACGCTACTACTTTAGGTATGATTGGTACAGGTGGTATGGCGTATGAACAACTCCTCGCTAATATTGAAGTACGTAACATTGATCATGTCGTACTATATAACCGTACAACAGCTAAAGCAGAAGATTTTAAAACGCGTATTACCGAGGCGTTTCCAAATCTCAAAGTTGAAGTAGTGGACGATGTTAAATCTTTAGTTGAACAAGCTGATATTATCAACTGTCAAACGCAATCTTCTGAACCAGTATTTGATGCGGACACGATTCAACCGGGTACACATATTAATGGTATCGGTTCATACAGACCTGATATGAAAGAAATCGACAATCGCATTTTACCGAAAGCAGATAAAGTCTTTTTTGATGATATTGAAGGTGTCAAAGAAGAAGCTGGTGAAATCATTGAAGCCAATGAAAAAGGCATTTTTAAATTTGAAGATGTTGATGGTGATTTAAAAGCATTGTCACTAAATGGCAAACTCCAACGTACAGACGATGAGAGTATTACAGTTTTCAAATGCGTAGGTGCAGCTTATTTTGACCTTGCTGTCGCATTGGGTGCATACGAACGCTTAATTCAACAATAA
- a CDS encoding minor capsid protein: MVKVKLTIEGIDWREAKKIVDAFDVEMFQMQAKAYVENKDFSEKANEELKRYNTTMYVNREQLLKHELGLIVTKAYAEQEKVVNHHLQDSVTRTLKHQAGILGADVHVKQSDVEAIVYSNFGKLNWSERLWNNQDELRKDVERMASHVMLRGRHPYEFVPEIRKKQKQTVANTKRLLITEAARVQTEAQKMHYLETMGDDAEYEFVAKRDEKTSKICRHYDKKVFKVKDMVPGVNAPPMHPHCRSTTVPHVGNWRDKFFKDRQGKYRVEYKEVLQKLAKEDMTEALENGKIKKELNVDKQNRHQLGHQLYEAYKKKNLQKGLPIPSFTILDNDELNALIIQKAGKGRLITSDTGEWKNKEVIDFGRVIGKDYMDGRFIETRLGTVHYSKTGTHVIPNGKDEAQ; the protein is encoded by the coding sequence ATGGTTAAAGTTAAGCTTACAATTGAGGGGATTGACTGGCGAGAAGCGAAAAAGATTGTGGATGCGTTCGATGTTGAAATGTTTCAAATGCAAGCAAAAGCCTATGTGGAGAATAAAGACTTTAGTGAAAAAGCGAATGAAGAGCTAAAGCGTTATAACACGACCATGTATGTGAATCGTGAGCAGTTGTTAAAGCATGAGCTCGGTTTGATTGTGACGAAAGCCTATGCGGAACAAGAGAAAGTGGTGAATCATCACTTACAAGATAGCGTGACACGTACACTGAAACATCAAGCAGGTATTTTAGGTGCGGATGTGCATGTGAAGCAGTCAGATGTTGAAGCGATTGTGTATTCTAACTTTGGCAAGCTGAATTGGTCTGAGCGACTTTGGAATAATCAAGATGAACTCAGAAAAGATGTTGAGCGGATGGCAAGCCATGTGATGTTACGTGGGCGTCATCCGTATGAGTTTGTGCCGGAGATACGTAAGAAACAGAAGCAGACAGTCGCTAATACAAAAAGGCTATTGATTACCGAAGCTGCACGCGTCCAAACGGAAGCACAGAAAATGCACTATTTAGAAACGATGGGCGACGATGCGGAATATGAGTTTGTGGCGAAACGTGATGAAAAGACGTCTAAAATCTGTCGTCATTATGATAAAAAAGTTTTTAAAGTGAAAGACATGGTGCCTGGTGTCAATGCCCCGCCGATGCATCCCCATTGTCGAAGTACGACAGTGCCACATGTAGGGAACTGGCGTGACAAGTTCTTCAAGGATAGACAAGGGAAGTACAGGGTTGAGTACAAAGAAGTTTTACAAAAATTAGCTAAAGAAGACATGACGGAAGCTCTTGAAAATGGTAAAATAAAAAAAGAATTAAACGTAGATAAACAGAACCGACACCAGTTAGGTCATCAATTGTATGAAGCATATAAGAAAAAGAATTTACAAAAAGGGCTTCCAATACCAAGCTTTACGATATTAGACAATGATGAACTCAATGCGTTAATAATTCAAAAAGCTGGTAAGGGTCGTTTAATCACTAGTGACACAGGTGAATGGAAGAACAAAGAAGTCATTGATTTTGGCAGGGTTATAGGAAAAGATTATATGGACGGTAGATTTATAGAAACAAGATTAGGGACTGTACACTATTCAAAAACAGGCACCCATGTTATACCGAACGGAAAGGATGAGGCACAATGA
- a CDS encoding LSM domain protein: protein MKLWTYVGENAIVELMNGKKFVGKVTNFEDEIANNSGENSIHFDDGIGLYDFDESEIKSIEILE from the coding sequence ATGAAATTGTGGACATATGTAGGAGAAAATGCAATTGTAGAATTGATGAATGGTAAAAAATTTGTGGGTAAAGTTACAAATTTTGAAGATGAAATAGCTAATAACAGTGGAGAGAATTCTATACACTTCGATGATGGTATAGGGTTATATGATTTCGATGAAAGTGAAATTAAATCAATTGAAATTTTAGAATAA
- the ltrA gene encoding group II intron reverse transcriptase/maturase gives MYRKSSSLMELVVRPDNIEKAIKKVKKNKGAPGIDGMKVSELHAHFAQYFSQIKKKLLDGTYQPQAVRKVQIPKPNGKMRVLGIPVARDRVIQQAIRQVIEPGIDRTFSNHSHGFRPHRSTGTALKQCAAYYEEGYKIAVDCDLKQCFDMLNHDKLMYLFERHVQDKSISKFIRRSLQVGAIDLSGEVAERKIGAPQGGVISPLLCNIYLHELDKELEKRGHRFVRYADDFVIFVRTKRAGERVMTSVTKFIEKQLKLVVNEEKSRVGAVTRLKFLSCLITKVNGVYCFRPTTEAKRNLIRALRKITKRNRPGTFKEIITEINQVTRGWINYFGRGFIKGFIETTQSWLNRRLRQLILKRWKRVRTQYKMLRQYGLDHRSAMKIAQSRKKYWRLSNTHEVHRALTTKQLYKWGLIPLAQLAELAYARY, from the coding sequence ATGTATCGTAAGTCTTCATCTCTGATGGAGCTTGTTGTAAGACCTGACAACATAGAAAAAGCTATCAAGAAGGTAAAGAAAAACAAAGGTGCTCCTGGAATTGACGGCATGAAAGTCAGTGAACTCCATGCCCACTTTGCGCAATACTTTTCGCAGATAAAAAAGAAACTGCTTGATGGTACTTATCAACCTCAAGCAGTTCGAAAAGTTCAAATTCCCAAACCAAACGGGAAAATGCGTGTGCTTGGTATTCCTGTCGCTAGAGACAGAGTGATACAACAAGCGATTAGACAAGTGATTGAACCCGGCATCGACCGAACATTTTCAAATCATAGCCATGGTTTCAGACCTCATCGTAGCACAGGAACAGCACTTAAGCAATGTGCTGCCTATTACGAAGAAGGCTATAAAATAGCTGTGGATTGTGATTTGAAACAGTGCTTTGACATGTTGAATCATGATAAGCTCATGTATTTGTTCGAACGCCACGTTCAAGATAAGTCAATTTCTAAATTTATCCGTAGAAGTTTACAAGTGGGTGCTATTGACCTATCTGGCGAAGTCGCAGAAAGAAAGATAGGTGCGCCACAAGGGGGCGTTATCTCTCCCTTACTATGTAATATCTATCTACATGAACTGGATAAAGAACTCGAAAAGCGTGGACACCGTTTTGTACGATATGCCGATGATTTTGTTATCTTTGTACGCACAAAACGTGCAGGTGAACGCGTAATGACGAGTGTAACGAAATTTATTGAAAAGCAACTGAAGTTGGTTGTCAATGAAGAGAAAAGTAGAGTCGGAGCAGTTACACGTTTAAAGTTTTTGAGTTGTCTAATAACCAAGGTCAATGGGGTTTATTGTTTCAGACCGACTACGGAAGCAAAAAGAAATTTAATACGCGCCTTAAGGAAAATAACGAAACGAAATAGACCTGGTACCTTTAAAGAGATTATCACTGAAATCAACCAAGTAACACGAGGTTGGATAAATTACTTTGGCAGAGGTTTTATCAAAGGATTTATTGAAACTACGCAATCTTGGCTAAACCGCCGACTTAGACAACTCATTCTTAAACGGTGGAAAAGAGTAAGAACTCAATATAAGATGTTACGCCAATATGGTCTTGACCATAGAAGTGCAATGAAAATCGCACAGTCTCGCAAAAAGTACTGGCGATTATCGAATACGCATGAGGTTCATCGTGCACTTACAACAAAACAACTCTACAAGTGGGGACTGATACCATTAGCCCAGCTTGCAGAGTTGGCTTACGCAAGGTATTGA
- a CDS encoding capsid assembly scaffolding protein Gp46 family protein, with protein sequence MKEQWLKLSLQFFSDAGTEGEAVAEQANVSDAPAEDVEDTEQLTEVQLKLVNDRVNEEMARRTKEMRQEAMAMFSEAGMQAPESLLNMVVQDTAEATKEAVDSFVSMVNQEVQRQLESKATQSHVVGNHVTTPKLETDEAWKTFLN encoded by the coding sequence ATGAAAGAACAATGGTTAAAGTTAAGCTTACAGTTTTTTAGTGATGCAGGTACAGAAGGCGAAGCAGTGGCAGAACAAGCTAATGTGAGTGACGCTCCGGCTGAAGATGTCGAAGATACCGAACAACTGACTGAAGTGCAATTGAAGTTAGTGAATGACCGTGTGAATGAAGAAATGGCACGTCGTACGAAAGAGATGCGTCAAGAAGCGATGGCGATGTTTAGTGAGGCAGGCATGCAAGCCCCTGAATCTTTATTGAATATGGTCGTTCAAGATACAGCTGAAGCAACAAAAGAAGCTGTAGATAGCTTTGTTTCGATGGTGAATCAAGAAGTACAGCGTCAGTTAGAAAGTAAAGCGACACAAAGCCATGTTGTTGGGAATCATGTGACGACACCGAAGCTTGAAACTGATGAAGCGTGGAAAACATTTTTAAATTAA
- the rpsD gene encoding 30S ribosomal protein S4, translating to MARFRGSSWKKSRRLGISLSGTGKELDKRPYAPGQHGPTQRKKLSEYGLQLREKQKLRYLYGMTERQFRNTFQTAGKQGGIHGENFMILLASRLDAVVYALGLARTRRQARQLVGHGHVEVDGKRVDIPSYTLKPGQVVTVREKSRKLAIIEESVEINNFVPDYLDFDADNLTGTFVRLPERSELPAEINEQLIVEYYSR from the coding sequence ATGGCTCGATTCAGAGGTTCAAGCTGGAAAAAATCTCGTCGTTTAGGTATCTCATTATCAGGTACTGGTAAAGAATTAGACAAACGTCCTTACGCACCAGGACAACACGGTCCAACTCAACGTAAAAAATTATCTGAGTATGGATTACAATTACGTGAAAAACAAAAATTACGTTACTTATATGGTATGACTGAACGTCAATTCCGTAACACTTTCCAAACTGCTGGAAAACAAGGCGGTATTCATGGTGAAAACTTTATGATCTTACTTGCTAGCCGTTTAGACGCAGTTGTTTATGCTTTAGGTTTAGCGCGTACACGTCGTCAAGCACGTCAATTAGTTGGTCACGGTCACGTAGAAGTTGACGGTAAACGTGTTGACATTCCATCATACACATTAAAACCAGGTCAAGTTGTTACTGTTCGTGAAAAATCACGTAAATTAGCAATCATCGAAGAATCAGTTGAAATCAACAATTTCGTTCCTGACTACTTAGACTTCGATGCTGATAACTTAACAGGTACTTTCGTTCGCCTTCCAGAACGTAGCGAGTTACCAGCTGAAATCAATGAACAATTAATCGTTGAGTACTACTCACGTTAA
- a CDS encoding GAF domain-containing protein, giving the protein MTETTDYHLLSRQLDAMLDGETDLIANLSNASALLNENLAQINWVGFYLIKNGALILGPFQGKPACVHIEVGKGVCGTAVAENQTQRVADVHAFPGHIACDANSQSEIVIPIHKDGEVIGVLDIDAPITARFSETDEAGLEDVVKVLETHL; this is encoded by the coding sequence ATGACAGAAACAACAGACTATCATCTCTTATCTCGTCAACTTGATGCGATGTTAGATGGAGAAACAGATTTAATCGCAAATTTAAGTAATGCTTCTGCGCTATTAAATGAAAATTTAGCCCAAATTAACTGGGTGGGTTTTTACTTAATAAAAAACGGCGCTTTAATTTTAGGGCCTTTTCAAGGTAAACCGGCATGTGTTCATATCGAAGTCGGAAAAGGCGTATGCGGTACAGCTGTTGCAGAAAATCAAACCCAACGTGTCGCTGATGTGCATGCTTTCCCCGGACATATTGCATGTGATGCGAACAGTCAATCTGAAATCGTTATTCCAATTCATAAAGACGGTGAAGTAATAGGTGTATTAGATATCGACGCCCCTATCACTGCACGTTTTTCTGAAACAGACGAAGCAGGTTTAGAAGACGTCGTAAAAGTGCTGGAAACACATCTTTAA